A genomic region of Armatimonadota bacterium contains the following coding sequences:
- a CDS encoding exonuclease SbcCD subunit D yields MSKIKIMHFGDVHLGIENYGKIDPETGLNSRLTDFSRSLNAAIDKALEAGVNLALFAGDAYKSRDPNQTHQREFASCIRRLTDAGLPIVMLTGNHDLPNSRARANAIEIYRTIGVKNVHVLSKPEILLVETTAGPIQIAAMPYLLRSNVLSREETRNLSIEETTDLMVRKYTDYIAYLARQLNPSIPSVLLGHFWIKNSKVSSQSSYLNVAEPELLVSAVANPAFDYVAMGHIHKHQDLNKRGHPPVVYCGSIERIDFSEKDEEKGIVIVEVEKGSASYEFVSVPARRFVEIEVDADVDNPTQRILDEISSKRIDDAVVKLIYHISANKLPFVRDSDIQRALSPAFYVLPITKRIIRDKETIRNKLLTESLDPLRALEMYFETREDYRKRKAELMDYARPLIQELIAEESIT; encoded by the coding sequence ATGAGCAAAATCAAGATAATGCACTTCGGTGATGTCCACCTCGGCATCGAGAACTATGGAAAAATTGACCCAGAGACAGGCCTTAACTCTCGCCTCACAGACTTTTCGCGATCCCTTAACGCGGCAATTGACAAAGCACTCGAAGCAGGAGTGAATTTAGCGCTCTTTGCTGGGGATGCATACAAATCTAGAGATCCAAACCAAACACACCAGCGAGAGTTTGCCTCGTGCATCCGACGACTTACCGACGCAGGACTGCCAATCGTAATGCTTACGGGCAACCACGATTTGCCTAACTCCAGAGCTCGTGCAAATGCAATCGAAATATATCGCACGATTGGTGTGAAGAACGTGCATGTGCTTAGTAAACCAGAAATCCTTCTTGTTGAAACCACTGCTGGACCAATTCAGATAGCCGCAATGCCATACCTTTTAAGAAGCAATGTTCTCTCACGCGAAGAAACGCGCAATCTTTCCATAGAAGAAACCACTGATTTGATGGTAAGAAAGTATACCGACTACATTGCTTATTTGGCTCGGCAGTTAAACCCATCTATCCCTTCTGTCTTATTAGGCCATTTCTGGATAAAAAATTCAAAAGTCAGTTCCCAAAGCTCCTATTTAAACGTTGCTGAGCCCGAGTTGCTGGTAAGCGCAGTCGCAAATCCTGCTTTCGACTATGTAGCAATGGGACACATCCACAAACATCAGGATTTAAACAAGAGGGGGCATCCGCCTGTAGTCTATTGTGGAAGCATTGAGCGCATAGACTTCAGTGAGAAGGATGAGGAAAAGGGAATCGTTATCGTCGAGGTTGAGAAAGGATCCGCATCTTATGAGTTTGTCAGTGTGCCAGCGAGGAGATTTGTCGAAATTGAAGTGGATGCAGATGTTGATAACCCAACCCAACGCATTCTCGACGAAATTTCCTCAAAGCGGATAGACGATGCTGTTGTCAAGTTGATTTATCACATCTCCGCTAACAAACTACCTTTTGTCCGCGATTCGGACATCCAAAGAGCGCTTTCCCCTGCATTCTACGTTTTGCCTATAACAAAACGCATTATTCGCGACAAGGAAACCATCCGAAATAAACTATTAACGGAATCACTCGATCCTCTTAGGGCGCTTGAAATGTACTTCGAGACAAGAGAAGATTACCGAAAACGTAAGGCCGAATTAATGGATTACGCTCGGCCGTTGATTCAAGAACTAATAGCGGAAGAAAGCATAACATAA
- the wrbA gene encoding NAD(P)H:quinone oxidoreductase: MMEILVLFDSKGGNVYELAKAIAEGIEQVEDVKARMRWVKETTPMEVIRANEIWSKFYDFKSNEITQATLDDLVETEGLALGCPTRFGNVSPAMGNFLESTGPLWSKGVLVGKVAGVFTSTSTMHGGNEATLITMMVPLMHLGYIIVPMGYVEPNVASTDRGGTPYGPSSVSGLGEPTPTEKELSIARAFGRRLAETTKKLRS, translated from the coding sequence ATCATGGAGATACTCGTTTTATTTGATAGCAAGGGCGGAAATGTATATGAGCTAGCCAAAGCCATCGCTGAGGGCATTGAGCAAGTGGAAGATGTAAAAGCACGCATGCGATGGGTTAAAGAGACGACTCCGATGGAGGTAATTCGGGCAAACGAGATTTGGTCTAAATTCTACGACTTCAAATCAAATGAAATAACCCAAGCTACTCTTGATGATTTGGTTGAAACGGAGGGTCTAGCACTGGGTTGTCCAACTAGGTTTGGGAATGTATCACCTGCAATGGGCAATTTTCTCGAATCTACAGGTCCACTGTGGTCAAAAGGTGTGCTTGTGGGAAAGGTTGCTGGTGTATTTACAAGCACGAGCACGATGCATGGCGGGAATGAAGCAACCCTAATTACTATGATGGTTCCACTTATGCATTTGGGGTATATAATTGTGCCCATGGGATATGTGGAACCGAATGTTGCGTCAACTGACAGAGGTGGTACTCCTTATGGTCCTTCGTCAGTCTCGGGTCTTGGAGAACCGACTCCAACTGAAAAGGAATTATCGATTGCGCGAGCGTTTGGTAGGAGGCTAGCAGAAACCACAAAAAAGCTGAGGTCCTGA
- a CDS encoding class II fructose-bisphosphate aldolase has product MTLVTSKEIVTKALAGHYAVGAFNAVNMETAQAIIGAGVAENSPLIMQVTQTTLNYTDPEELAALMKVLIDRVNIPVALHLDHGRTFEIVMKFLRLGFTSVMIDGSLQPDGKTPRTYEENVEVTRKVVEAAHAIGVTVEGELGTLGQIGEEITDISGALTDPNQAARFVEDTGVDMLAVSIGTTHGLYRGTPFIDVERVKAISDKVGIPLVMHGGSFTPDEDVRAAIRFGIAKVNIDTNIRVAFFEAVRDCIVKIEAEHEEADRAGVPRKYDIRKILQPARTAMQAVIEDRIRVFGSSGKAE; this is encoded by the coding sequence ATGACACTGGTCACAAGCAAAGAGATTGTTACGAAAGCATTGGCAGGACATTATGCGGTAGGTGCGTTCAATGCCGTAAACATGGAAACCGCACAAGCAATAATCGGTGCAGGTGTTGCGGAAAACAGCCCTCTTATCATGCAGGTTACCCAAACTACTTTGAATTATACAGACCCTGAGGAATTGGCGGCATTAATGAAAGTCCTGATAGATCGCGTAAATATCCCTGTTGCCCTTCATCTTGATCATGGGCGGACGTTTGAGATTGTAATGAAGTTTCTAAGGCTTGGATTTACTTCAGTGATGATTGACGGTTCGTTGCAGCCTGATGGGAAGACGCCGAGGACGTATGAAGAGAATGTAGAAGTAACCCGCAAGGTTGTCGAGGCAGCTCATGCAATTGGAGTGACGGTCGAGGGTGAGCTTGGTACTCTTGGGCAGATTGGTGAGGAAATCACTGATATTTCTGGAGCATTGACCGACCCAAATCAAGCAGCACGCTTCGTGGAAGATACTGGGGTTGACATGTTAGCTGTGTCTATTGGCACCACTCATGGTCTCTATCGAGGGACACCGTTTATTGATGTTGAGAGAGTAAAAGCAATTTCAGACAAAGTTGGCATCCCCCTTGTTATGCATGGCGGTTCATTTACTCCTGATGAAGATGTTCGTGCGGCGATTCGGTTTGGGATTGCTAAGGTAAATATTGATACAAATATCCGTGTAGCATTTTTCGAAGCCGTTCGAGACTGCATTGTCAAAATTGAGGCTGAGCATGAAGAAGCTGATAGAGCAGGCGTGCCACGTAAATATGATATTCGCAAAATACTCCAACCTGCAAGAACAGCAATGCAGGCAGTAATCGAGGATAGAATACGTGTTTTTGGAAGCTCAGGAAAGGCAGAATAA
- the pdhA gene encoding pyruvate dehydrogenase (acetyl-transferring) E1 component subunit alpha produces the protein MAISEKRAILTKNELISMYKEMLLIRTFEEKAAEMYTRGKIGGFLHLYSGQEAVAVGFISALRPDDYVIGAYREHGQCIAKGTDPKYVMAELFGKVTGISKGKGGSMHLFDIEKGFLGGHGIVGGGMPLAVGVGLAIKYKKEDKVCICFFGDGAVNEGAFHEAMNMVALWKLPVIYVLENNLYGMGTPIYRASSIPDLIRRASCYDIEREQVDGMDVLAVRDTAERSIRLAREHSEPRFIEAITYRYRGHSVADPGQYRTKEEVEEWRKRDPIVRMEKYLKDNLFITDDDLIAIRDEVNAKVQEAVDFAESSPFPPPDALYEDVYA, from the coding sequence ATGGCTATAAGCGAGAAACGAGCAATACTGACAAAAAATGAGCTAATCTCGATGTATAAAGAAATGCTTTTGATTCGCACTTTTGAAGAAAAGGCTGCCGAGATGTATACGAGGGGCAAAATTGGTGGTTTTCTCCATCTTTACTCAGGCCAAGAAGCTGTGGCGGTTGGTTTTATTTCTGCTTTGCGCCCGGATGATTACGTAATTGGCGCATATCGAGAACACGGCCAATGTATAGCGAAGGGCACTGATCCAAAATATGTTATGGCGGAGCTTTTTGGCAAAGTTACTGGTATTTCAAAGGGCAAGGGTGGTTCAATGCATCTTTTCGACATAGAGAAAGGTTTCCTGGGAGGACACGGAATAGTCGGTGGAGGTATGCCGCTTGCCGTTGGAGTTGGATTAGCAATTAAGTACAAGAAAGAGGACAAAGTGTGCATTTGCTTTTTCGGTGATGGTGCGGTAAACGAAGGAGCTTTTCATGAAGCTATGAATATGGTTGCTCTTTGGAAGCTTCCGGTCATCTATGTTCTGGAGAACAACCTATATGGAATGGGCACGCCAATATATAGAGCCTCCTCGATTCCTGACCTAATTCGACGTGCGTCTTGCTATGATATTGAACGTGAACAAGTAGATGGTATGGATGTTCTAGCAGTTAGAGATACAGCTGAAAGGTCGATAAGACTAGCGCGAGAACATAGCGAGCCACGCTTCATCGAGGCGATTACATATAGGTATAGGGGACATTCGGTTGCCGACCCGGGTCAGTATCGAACAAAAGAAGAGGTTGAGGAATGGCGAAAACGTGACCCTATTGTACGGATGGAAAAATATCTAAAAGATAACCTATTCATAACCGACGATGATTTAATCGCAATACGCGATGAGGTGAATGCTAAGGTTCAAGAGGCAGTGGACTTTGCTGAGTCTAGCCCATTTCCGCCGCCAGATGCCTTATATGAGGATGTGTACGCCTAA
- a CDS encoding pyruvate dehydrogenase complex E1 component subunit beta: MAQTITYREALNQALREEMRRDSNILVLGEDVAAYGGAFKVTEGLLQEFGPERVIDTPISEEAIAGTGIGAAMVGLRPVVEMMTINFTTLAMDQIVNHAVKLRYMSGGQIKIPLVIRAAQAAGLQLGAQHSQNLESWYAHVPGLKVVAPSVPADAKGLLKSAIRDGNPVMFIEHEALYNAKGNVPDGEYLTPLAKAEVKRQGKDVTIISYLRTLILAMKAAEHLADLGIDAEVVDVRTLRPLDTETIVGSVRKTHRAVIVEEDWKSVGMGAEISARILEGAFDYLDAPVMRVALAEVPMPYSKPLEQLAVPSQDDIVMAVRQIMGKA, translated from the coding sequence ATGGCGCAGACAATTACTTACCGAGAAGCATTAAACCAAGCTCTGAGAGAAGAAATGAGGCGTGACTCAAATATCCTTGTGCTTGGTGAGGATGTTGCGGCGTATGGCGGCGCATTCAAGGTTACAGAGGGTCTGTTACAAGAATTCGGACCTGAGCGTGTTATCGATACCCCAATTTCTGAAGAAGCTATTGCTGGGACAGGTATTGGGGCGGCAATGGTGGGACTCAGACCTGTTGTAGAAATGATGACGATTAACTTTACAACATTGGCGATGGATCAAATAGTAAATCATGCTGTGAAACTCCGGTATATGTCGGGCGGTCAGATTAAAATACCATTGGTCATACGTGCTGCACAAGCGGCTGGGCTTCAACTTGGTGCCCAACATTCGCAAAATTTGGAATCTTGGTATGCTCATGTCCCGGGTCTTAAAGTGGTAGCGCCTTCGGTGCCAGCTGACGCAAAAGGCCTTCTGAAGAGCGCCATCCGAGATGGCAATCCTGTAATGTTCATCGAGCATGAAGCCCTATACAATGCAAAAGGCAATGTGCCGGATGGTGAGTACTTGACACCACTTGCTAAAGCGGAGGTAAAAAGGCAAGGCAAAGATGTGACTATTATTTCCTACCTAAGGACTTTAATTTTGGCTATGAAAGCAGCCGAGCATCTAGCAGATTTAGGAATTGATGCGGAAGTTGTGGATGTTCGCACCCTCAGGCCTCTTGATACAGAAACTATTGTGGGTTCGGTAAGGAAAACTCATCGTGCCGTTATTGTCGAAGAAGATTGGAAGTCGGTTGGAATGGGCGCAGAGATTTCAGCTCGAATTCTTGAAGGAGCTTTTGATTACCTTGACGCGCCAGTAATGCGAGTGGCGCTTGCCGAGGTACCGATGCCGTATTCGAAGCCGCTCGAACAGCTTGCTGTGCCATCGCAAGATGACATAGTAATGGCGGTAAGGCAAATCATGGGGAAGGCATAA